CGACATGTGGCTCCTAAAGAAGCACGGCCTGCCCTTTATGTACTGGAACCTGATGCTCAAGGGTCGGGCATAAATATCCTGGGGGGGTATTTGACAAATACCCCTAGGGGATATATCCTGGCTGCAGGAGGTTAGCAGATGCTTTTTAAGCAGATTTACGAGGAAGGACTAGCCCAGGGCAGTTACTTTATCGGCTGTCAGTCGGCGGGTACCGCTGTGGTGGTAGACCCTCGGCGGGATATCCAGGTCTATCTGGATGAAGCCCAAAAAAACGGCATGAAGATTGTGGCCATCACCGAGACCCACATCCACGCCGACTACCTTTCGGGGGCCCGCGAGCTGGCCCAGGCCACCGGGGCCAAGCTCTACCTCTCCGACGAGGGCGACGAAAACTGGAAATACAAGGGCTTGGAGGGCTTCGACTACCAGCTTGTGCGCGATGGCGACCAGATCAAACTGGGCAACATCACCCTCACCGTGCTGCACACCCCCGGCCACACCCCCGAGCACATCAGTTTTCTGGTGCAAGACGGAGCTGCCGCCAGCGAGCCCGGCTTCATTCTGACCGGCGACTTTGTATTTGTGGGCGACATTGGCCGCCCCGATCTCTTGGAAGAGGCCGCGGGCATCGTGGGCACCGCCGAGCCCGGCGCACGGCGCATGTTCAAGAGCCTCAAGGAAAAGTTCCTCACCCTGCCCGACTACGTGCAGGTCTGGCCCGGCCACGGCGCGGGCAGCGCCTGCGGCAAAGGGCTGGGGGCCGTCGCCAGCACCACCGTGGGCTACGAGCGGCGCTTCGCCTGGTGGGCCGACTACCTGCGTAACAATGACGAGGAAGGCTTCGTCAAGGCCCTGCTCTCCGGCCAGCCCGAGGCCCCCTACTACTTCGCCCAGATGAAGCGCATGAACCGCGACGGGATGCCCATCCTGGGCGACCTCAAGGAGCCACATCTCTTTACGCCCGAGCAGTTCCGGCAAAAGCTGGCCGAAGGGGCTCTACTGGTAGACACCCGCGACAAGCTGGCCTTTGCCGGGGGGCACCTCGAGGGGGCCATCAACATCCCGGCGGGCAAGAGCTTCTCGACCTGGGCCGGCTGGCTGTTGCCCTACGACCGCGACCTGATCCTGCTGGCCGGCCCTGAGCGGTTACCCGAACTCGTCAAGCAGCTTATCCGCATTGGGCTGGATCGGGTGGTGGGGTATATCCCGAGCCTCGAGGGCTACGTGCAAGGCGAACTCGAGACCGTGCCGCAGATTACCGCTGCCGAGGCCAAGGCCCGCTGGGAAAAGGGCGAGGTGGCCATTCTGGACGTGCGGGGGGCCGACGAGTACCAGGCCGGTCACATCCCCGGCGCCCAAAATATCCACGCCGGACGGGTGATGAACAACCTGAACCGCATTCCCAAGGACAAGCCGGTAGTGGTGCACTGCCTGGGTGGTGACCGCTCTTCCACCGCCATCAGCGCGCTAATGGGAGCCGGCTTTAGCAACCTGATCAACCTCACCGGGGGCATCCGGGCCTGGCAGCAGGAAGGCTTCCCGGTGGAAAAAGGCCCGGCCCGCACGCTGGTGAACGCATAGCCACACCCCCAAGCCTTTCCCACCGAGCCCTCGGCGCAGGCTGGGGGCTCCCCCTGCGAAAAACCATGAACCTTAGTGCCAAAACCGCCTACCAAACTTTAGAACGCTACCAAGTGGTGGACATCCGCGAGCCCGAGGAGTGGGCCGACGGCGTGCTGCCGGGGGCCCTGCGCCTGCCGCTGTCCAAGCTGGCCGGCCTGGCTCCCTTGTACCTCGAGCGCGACCAACCGGTTCTGCTCTACTGCCGCAGCGGCAACCGCTCACAGGAAGGGCTGCAAACCCTGCGCCGCCTGGGGCACCCCAGGGTCTGGCACCTCGAGGGCGGCATCAAGGCCTGGTGCGAGGCCGGTATTCCTTGCGCCAGCCCGGTCTAGCCAGTTTAGGGAGGAAACCCATGCTCACCGTACCTTACAAAGACATCAGCCCCCAAGAAGCCCGCAAGCTGCAAGAAGAAAACGCCCTCTTCGTGGATGTGCGCGAACCCGAGGAGTTTGCCCAGGTGCGCATCGAGGGGGCCGAACTCATTCCACTGTCGGAGTTTGCCGGGCGCTTCTCGGAGATTCCCCAGGACAAACCCGTAGTGCTCTACTGCCGCAGCGGCAACCGCAGCGCTCAGGCCGCAGGCTGGCTTTCGGCCAAGGGGTATTCCAACCTGCTGAACCTGGACGGGGGCATTATGGCCTGGTACCAGGCCGGGTTGCCACTGGACACCCAGCCCCTGGAAGCCACCTATCAGGACACCGCCTTCACCGAGCTGACCCCCCACGAGGCCCAGCAGTGGATTCAGGAGGGTGCTTATGTGGTGGATGTGCGCGAACCCTACGAGTACGCCATGGGGCACGTGCCAGGCGCGGTGAACATCCCCCTGGGGCGTTTTGTGGCGGAGTCTAAGAACCTGCCCAAAGACCGTAGGCTGGTGCTGGTCTGCGCCTCAGGCAACCGTTCCTCACAGGCTTCGGAGTTCCTGGTGGGCCAGGGCTTTGATGGCGCTAAGGTGGGGAACCTCGAGGGTGGCACCTACGGCTGGATGAGCGCAGGGTTTGAGGTGGCACGTTGATCGGCTGGCTCCAAAACCTGTTGGGCGGCGGGGCGTCGGTGGGCCGCCTGAGCCCGCTCGAGGCGCAGGAAAAAGCCAAAGCCGGGGCCATTATCCTGGACGTGCGCACCCCCTTAGAACGCCAGGAAGGCAAAATTCCCGGCTCACAGGCCCTCCCCCTGGACAAACTGGCCAGCGAGTGGGAGAAGCTACCCAAGCACAAAGAAATCATCTGCCAGTGCCGCAGCGGCAGCCGCAGCGCCAGCGCAGCGCGGTTTCTCGCCAGCAAGGGCTTCAAGGCCTACAACCTGGTGGGCGGGATTGAAGCCTGGAAGCGGCAGAAGCTCCCGGTGAAGTGATGCACGACGTTTTCCCCAACGAGCTTTCCCTCTGGCAAAAGCAGGGCGCGCTGCTGTTGGACGTACGCTCGCCCTTGGAGTACGCCAGCGGGCACGTCCCCGGTTCGGTCAATATCCCTCTTGAGCAGCTTTTGGATCACCTGGCGGCCCTGAAAAGCCCCCTTGTTACCATCTGCGCTACCGGTAGCCGGGCCGGCCTGGCCGCCGAGGTATTGGAATATGAGGGTTTTGAGGTGGGCAAGCTGGTGAGCGGTCTTCAGGGGTATGTGGCCCAGGGTTACCGGCTCGAGCGCTCCTCTCTGCCCTCCCCTGCTCCACAAGCGGTCGAAGCGGCCTTCAGGCCCGAGGAGGCCCCATGTTCTTAGCCTGGATGGGTGCCATTCTGATCGGCCTGGCCCTGGGGATGCTGGGCTCGGGGGGCTCCATCCTGACCGTACCCATCCTGGTGTACCTGGTGGGCGAGCCCGACAAGCTGGCCATCGCCGAGTCGCTGGCTATCGTGGGCCTGATTGCCCTGGCCGGAGCCATTCCCTACGCCCTCAAGGGCCTCATTGACTGGCGCAACGTGCTGTTTTTTGGCATCCCGGGCATGGCGGGAACCTACCTGGGGGCTTATTTCTCGAAGTGGGTGCCGGGGGTCTGGCAGCTAGGGCTGTTTGCGGTGGTGATGCTGCTGGCGGCCTATATGATGTTCCGCCCGCCTAGGCTCGAGGCCAACCCCCAGAAGCGCTCCTACCTCAAAATCATCCTGGATGGTCTGGTGGTGGGCGTGCTCACCGGGCTGGTGGGGGTGGGTGGAGGGTTTCTGATTGTGCCGGCCCTGGTGCTTCTGGGCGGGCTGCCCATGCACCTGGCGGTGGGCACCAGCCTGCTGATCGTGGCTATGAAGTCGGCCAGCGGCTTTTACAAATACCTGCACCTGCTGCCCGAACAGGGCTACACCGTGCACTGGGACATCGTGCTGCTGTTTGCCGTGCTGGGCATTGTGGGTAGCTTGTTTGGCGGGCGGATAGCCGCTGCCATCCCCCAGCTCACCCTGCGGCGCAGCTTTGCTGGGTTTTTGGTGCTGATGGGGGTGTTTATCCTCTGGCAGAACCTGCCCAAGGTACTGCACGGCTAAGAAGCCAGCATCGCCCGCAGCGCATCCGCAGCCGGGTTGCCGGCCTCGCTGGGGTAGATAAGCCAAAAAAGCCGCCTGAGCTCCATGCCCCTAACCCGCAAGGCCCGCAGGTTGCCCACCTTCACGTTGGGTCGCACCACCACGTTGGATACGATGCCCACCCCGGCCCCCTCGAGCACCAGCCGCTTGGTGACTTCGTGGTTGTCGGTGTAGAAGACCGGGTTAATCTCCAGCCCAGCCTGTTCTAGAGCCGAGCCAAACACCCGAAAGGTCATGGCCCCCGGCTCCCGCACAATCAGCGGCACCTCGGCCAAGCGCTCGGGGTCTATTTCTTCTTTTTTGGCCCAGGGGTGCTCCGGGGGCACAATCACCACCAGTTCGTCCTCGTAAAACAGCTTGCGCTCAAAGCCCTCGAGGTGTTCTACCGCCTCGACCACGGCCAGCTCCACCTCGCCTTGCACCAGTCGCTGGGTGAGGCGCTCGGAGCTACCGCTCTCCAACTTGATGCGAATCTCGGGGTAGAGCCGCTTAAACTCGGTCAGGTAGCGGGGGAGCACATATACCGCCATGGTGGTCGAAGCACCAATCTCCACTCGCCCGCGCTCGAGGCGCTCCAAAGCCTGAGCGGCTTGCATAAACTCCTCTAATGCTTCCACTGCCCGCCTGGCTTCGGGCAGCAAGTCCTGGCCGGTTTTGCTCAGTACCAGCCGGCGGCCCTGGCGGTGAAACAAGGGTTGACCCAGCAGGGTCTCGAGGGCCCGTAGGTGCTGGCTAACCCCCGGCTGGGTCATGCCCAAACTCAGGGCTGCGCGGCCCACGCTGCCCTCCTGTACCACACACAAAAATACCCGCAGGGCCTGGGGGTTGGGAAAGGGGCGTCGCTCTAGCATAAGCATATATTATCAAAATCCACCAAAATAAACTTGCACTATTTATCACAAGTACCTACCCTAGACCTACCAAGGAGGTGATGCATGCTAGCTGTTGAGCGCCCTACCCGCAACCTGTCGCTAGACCTGTTGCGTAGCACCGAGGCCGCCGCCTTGGCGGCAGCCCGCTGGGTGGGGCTAGGTAACAAAAACGACGGCGACCAGGCCGCAGTAGATGCCATGCGTCTGCTGCTCGCCACCATCCCCATGCGAGCCCGGGTGATAATCGGCGAAGGCGAAAAGGACAAAGCCCCCATGCTCTACAACGGCGAGGAGGTCGGCACTGGCGAGGGCCCCGAGACCGAGCTGGCGGTAGACCCCATCGAGGGTACAAGGCTGGTAGCCCATGGACGGGGCGGAGCCATCAGTGTGATTGCCGCCGCCGAGAAGGGGGGGCTTTTTAACCCCGGCCCCGGCTTCTATGCGGCCAAGCTGGTGGTGGGCCCGCAGGCCAAGGAGGCTATCAACCTTGCAGCTAGCCCGGAGGAGAACCTGCGCGCCATAGCCAAGGCTCTGGGCAAACGGGTGCGCGAACTCACGGTATTTGTGCTGGACAAGCCCCGCCACGCCCGGCTTATAGACCAGATTCGCCATGCCGGGGCGCGGGTCAGCCTGCACACCGACGGGGATGTGGCCGGAGCCCTGGCGGCGGTGCTGCCCGACACCGGCATTGATGTGCTGATGGGCACCGGGGGCACACCCGAAGGGGTGATTGCCGCAGTGGCGGTCAAGGCCCTGGGCGGGGGGATGCAGATGCGCCTCGACCCCCAGAGCGAGGAGGAGCGCTGGGCCCTGGTGAACAGCGAGTACAGCACCCAGCGGGTCTATACCCTGGACGAACTCTGTCCCGCCGAGGACACCCACTTTGCCGCCACCGGCATCACCGATGGGCAGTTTTTGCGCGGGGTACGCTACCGCGATACCCATGCCATCACCCATAGCCTGGTGATCCGGGGCCACACCGGCACTTTGCGCTACATCGAGTCATACCACCGCCTGGAGAAACTACGGGCTATCAGTGGAGAGCTTTACTAATAGGAGGTTTTTTATGATCAAAGACAAAGAGGCCAAGTACAAAAAGGGCGGGGTGGTGGAGTACCGCCAGATGGGCTACTGGCAGCCCGACTACGAACCCAAAGACACCGATACCATCGCCCTCTTCCGTATCACCCCGCAGCCGGGGGTGGAGCCCGAGGAGGCCGCCGCAGCGGTAGCGGGGGAGTCTTCTACCGCGACCTGGACGGTGGTCTGGACCGACCGGCTGACCACCCTCGAGCGCTACCAGGCCAAGGCCTACCGGGTAGAGCCGGTGCCCGGCAACCCCGAGCAGTACTTCGCCTGGATTGCCTACGACCTGGCCCTCTTCGAGGAAGGCTCCATTGCCAACATGACCTCCTCCATCATCGGCAACGTCTTCGGCTTCAAGGCGCTCAAGGCACTGCGGCTGGAAGACCTGCGGGTGCCGGTGGCCTACCTCAAAACCTTTTTGGGGGCCCCCCACGGCATCCCGGTGGAGCGCGACCTACTGAACAAGTATGGCCGTCCCATCCTGGGGGCAACGGTCAAGCCCAAGCTGGGTCTCTCGGGGCGCAACTACGGACGGGTGGTCTACGAGGCCCTGGCGGGTGGGCTCGACTTCACCAAAGACGACGAAAACATCAACTCCCAGCCCTTCATGCGCTGGCGCGACCGCTTCAACTACGCCCAGGAGGCCGTATTGAAAGCTGAGCAAGCCTCGGGCGAGCGCAAGGGCCACTACATGAACGTGACCGCCGCCGACATGGAGCAGGTCTACGAGCGCCTCGAGTACGCCCGGGAAATCGGCTCGGTGATCGTGATGGTAGACCTGACCATGGGCTATACTGCACTGCAGTCGGTCTCCAAATGGTGCCACAAAAACGGCATGATTCTGCACCTGCACCGGGCCTCGCACGCCACCTTCACCCGCCAGAAGTCCCACGGGATTAACTTCCGGGTGCTGGCCAAGTGGATGCGGATGCTGGGGGTGGATCACATCCACGCCGGTACGGCGGTGGGAAAGCTCGAGGGCGACCCCAACCTGACCCGCGGCTACTACGACATCCTGCGCTTGCAACACGTCATGCCTGACCCGGTCAAGGGCATCTTCTTCGAGCAGGACTGGGGCTACCTGCCGGCGGTGATGCCGGTGGCTTCGGGGGGCATCCACGCCGGTCAGATGCACCAGCTTCTGGACTTGTTTGGCGACGATGTGGTCTTGCAGTTCGGCGGGGGCACCATCGGGCACCCCATGGGCATCGCGGCCGGGGCTACGGCCAACCGGGTGGCCCTGGAGGCCATGGTATTGGCCCGCAACGAGGGCCGCGACATCCTGGCCGAAGGCCCGCAAATTCTGCGGGAAGCCGCCAAGAATTCGCCGGCTTTGGCTTCGGCTCTAGAAATTTGGAAGGACGTTACCTTCGACTACACCTCCACCGATACCGCCGACGTACTGCCTACCCCCTCCATGTAGACCGCCTTTGAAGCACAGGAGATAACCATGCGTATCCACCAAGGAACCTTCTCTTTCCTGCCCGACCTGACCGACGAGCAGATCGAGCGTCAGATTGACTACATCCTCCGCAACGGCTGGTCGGTTTCCATCGAGTACACCGACGACCCCCACCCCTACAACACCTACTGGCACATGTGGGGCCTGCCCATGTTCGACCTCAAGGATGCCGCCGGCGCCATGTTCGAGTTCAAGAAGTGCCGTGAGGCCTTCCCCAACCACTACATCAAGATCAACGGCTTCGACCCCAGCCCCATGTGGCAGGCCCAGCGGGTGAGCTTTATTGCCCACCGGCCCACCCAAGACGACCCCGGCTTCCGCCTGAAGCGCACCCTGTGGGCAGAAGGGCGAATGCAGAAGTACGGCCTCGAGCCCTACGCCACCGATAAGCCCGCCGGGGAACGTTACTAGACTTGTTCGTCCCGCCCCTGGCCCAGGCTGGGGGTGGGACATCCCTAAAGGAAGGTGTTCATGACCGAGACCGCAAACCCCACCGACCTGAGGGCCCTCTTGCAACAGACCGGGGTACCCGAGGTGCTGGAGCGCCTGGATCGCGAGCTGGTGGGCCTGGCACCGGTCAAGACCCGCATCCACGAGATTGCGGCCTACCTGGTAGTGGACAAGCTGCGCCGCGAGCTGGGTCTGGTGGCCACTCGCCCGGTGCTGCACATGGCCTTCACCGGCAACCCCGGCACCGGAAAGACCACCGTGGCCCTGCGCATGGCCACCATCCTGCACCGGTTGGGCTACATACGGCGCGACCACCTGGTGGTAGCCAGCCGCGATGACCTGGTGGGCCAGTACATCGGCCATACCGCCCCCAAGACCAAGGAAGTCCTGAAGCGGGCCATGGGTGGGGTTTTGTTCATCGATGAGGCCTATAGCCTGTACCGCTCCGAAAACGAGCGGGACTACGGCCAGGAGACCATCGAAATCCTGTTGCAGGTGATGGAGAACCAGCGCGAAGACCTGGTGGTGATCCTGGCTGGCTACGAGGACAAGATGGAGCAGTTCTTTGCCCTCAACCCCGGGATGCGCTCGCGCATTGCCCACCACATCCGCTTCCCCGACTACACCGAAGAGGAGTTGGTGGCCATCGGCAAGCTCATGATTGCCGAGCAGAACTACTACCTGGATGAGGCCGCCGAGCGGGCCTTTGTGGAGTACGTCGGCTGCCGCAGGCGGCTGCCCAACTTTGCCAACGCCCGCAGCATCCGCAATGCCATAGACCGCTTCAAGCTGCGCCAGGCCAAGCGGCTGTTTGAGCGGGCCGGCCAGGTAACCCCCGATGACCTGCGCCGCATTGCCGAGGAGGATATCCGGGCCAGCGAGGTTTTCCGGGAGTGCGAGGAACTTATGAAAGGAGGCCAAGATGCCCCATAGACCCTTCATGCTCGGCATTGCGGGCGACTCGGGGGTGGGTAAGACCACCATCTCAAGCGGCATCGCCCGCCTGTTGGGCCAGGAACGCACCACCAACATCTGCGTAGACGACTACCACCGGTATGACCGCAAACAGCGGGCCGAACTCAAAATCACCCCGCTCAACCCCGAGTGCAACTACATGGACATCATGGAGCAGCACGTACGGCTGTTGTCGCTGGGTGAGCCCATCCTGAAGCCGGTCTACAACCATTCCACCGGCACCTTCGACCCGCCGGTCTACATCCCGGCCCCCCGGCCCATCGCCGAAGGGAACCGGCAGATTCCCCGGGCAGTAGTGCTCGAGGGTCTGCTCACCCTATTCTCCCAGCCCATGCGCGAGCGCTACCACCTGAAGGTCTACCTCGACCCCGAGGAAGACCTGCGGCGGGAGTGGAAGGTCAAGCGCGACGTGGCCAAGCGGGGCTACACCCCCGAGCAGGTGGTGGCCGACATCGAGCGGCGCATGCCCGACTCCAAGAGCTTCATCTGGCCGCAAAAAGAATTTGCCGACATTGTGGTGCGCTTCTACCGGCCCCCGGGCTACGACCCCGAGCAACCCAGCACCCTCTCGGTGCGCATCGCCCTCAAGCGCAGCCTGCCCAAGCTCGACCTGACCGAGGTGCTGCACTCGGCCTACGAGGACGAGCCCTCGGTGATCCGGCTCGAGGCCCGCAAAGAAGCCGATATCCTGGACATCTCGGGGGGCCTGGAACCCGAGCGGGCGGCGGTCTTCGAGCGGCTCATCTGGGAACAGCTCGGCCAGCACGCCGAACACTTCAACCCCGAGCTCATCGGCACCTTCTGGGACAAGGGTGGCCAGAGCTACCCCCTGGCCCTCACCCAACTGGTTATCGCGTATTATCTGGTACATATGCGTGAGCAGGCCATTCAAAAAGGAGCCCTGGCCTATGCCTAAGCTCCTGGTGGCGCCCTCCATCCTCACCGCCGACTTTGCCCGACTGGGCGAGCAAATCCGCGAGGCCGAGGCGGCGGGGGTGGATTGGATTCACCTGGATGTGATGGACGGGCGCTTTGTGCCCAACCTGACCTTTGGCCCCTTGGTGGTGGAGGCCATCCGCCGGGTGACCCGGCTTCCCCTGGACGTGCACCTGATGATCGTGGAGCCCGAGCGCTACCTGAAGGACTTCGCCCAGGCCGGCGCCGACTGGATTACGGTTCACTTTGAGGCCACCCCCCACGCCCACCGGGCAGTGCAGCAAATCAAGGAGCTAGGCAAGAAAGCCGGGCTGGCCCTCAACCCGGCCACGCCCCTGGAGGCCATGCTGCCCCTGTTACCCGAGCTCGATCTGGCCCTCTTGATGAGTGTAAACCCCGGTTTTGGGGGCCAAAAGTACATCCCGGGAAGCACCGAGCGCATCCGCCGCCTGCGGGGTTTGCGTGACCACCTGAACCCGTCCTGTCTGATCGAGGTAGACGGGGGCATCAAGCCCGAGAACGTGGCCGAGGTCTACCGGGCCGGGGTGGATGTGGTGGTGGCGGGCAGTGCTTTGTTCAACAATCGGCCGGTGGCCGAGAATATGGAAAAACTGTTAGGAGAAGTGTATGCCGTTGGCCCTAGGTAAAGACGTCCTCGACAAAGCACGGCGTGAAGGCTACGCCGTGCCCAGCTTCAACACCAACAACTTAGAGACCACCCAGGCCATCCTCGAGACCGCCGAGGCCCTCAGGGCCCCGGTCTTTATTCAGGTCTCGGATGGGGCCCGCAAGTACGCCGGGCTCGAGAACCTCTCCAATCTGGTGCGCGACATGGCCAGCCGGGTGAGCGTACCGGTGGTGCTGCACCTCGACCACGGTGCCGACTACAAGATGGTGCTACAGGCCCTGCGCGCGGGCTTTACCAGCGTGATGATCGACGCCTCGCACCACCCCTTCGAGGAGAACGTACACGAAACCAAAAAGTGCGTGGAGGCCGCGCACGCCGTAGGGGTCAGTGTGGAGGCCGAGCTAGGCCGCTTGCAGGGCATCGAGGACAACATCGTGGTGGAGGCCAAGGACGCCTTCCTCACCGACCCCGACGAGGCCGCCCGCTTCGTAGATGCCACCGGCATCGACTACCTGGCCATCGCCATCGGCACCTCGCACGGGGCCTACAAGGGCAAGGGGCGGCCCTACATAGATCACGCGAGGCTCGAGCAGATCGCCCAAAAGGTTTCCATCCCCTTGGTGCTGCACGGCTCCTCGGGGGTACCCCAGTGGCTCAAAGACAAAATGACCGCTACCGGAGCCGACCTCGGCGATCCCACCGGCATCCACGACGAGGACGTGCGCCGCTCCATCCCCAACGGCATCGCCAAAATCAACATTGATACCGACCTGCGCCTGGCCTTTACCGCGGGCATCCGCGAAGTGGTGATGGGCAACCCCAAGGAGTTTGACCCGCGCAAGATTCTGGGCAAGGGACGGGAGTACCTGAAGCAGGTCATCCGCGAAAAGTTCGAGCTGATGGGGACGGTGGGGCGGGCTTGAATCGTGTCGAGCAGCTCATCCAGGGCCTGCTCTGGCAGGCCCGCTGGGTGATGCTCCTGCCGGTGGTGGGCCTGCTGGCCGGGGCGGTCTACTTTGCAGTGCAGACCGGAGTGGAGGTCTGGCGGGCCCTTAGCTCGAGTAGCCTGGAAAAAGCCCTGCCCCTCATGGTGGGTGCGGTAGACCTGGCGCTGCTGGCCTCGGTGCTCATCATTTTTGCGCTGGGGCTTTACGAGCTCTTCATCGCCGAAGTGAACCGGCCCGAGGGCAGCTTGAACAATGTGCTGGTGGTGCGCAGCCTCAACGACCTCAAAACCAAGCTGGGCCAGGTCATCCTGATGATCCTGGTGGTAAAGTTCTTCGAGAAGGCCCAGGCTTTTTCACCCAAAGAAGCACTGGACTTTCTTTACTACGCCGGGGCGGTGGCCTTTTTGGGGGCAGCTTTGTGGCTGGTACAGGCCAAAGAAAAACCCGGCAAATAACCTTTAGTTATCCTTCAAATAACCCAAAGTAGCTTGCAAACCTTTTTTTAGGCGGCATACTGTAGGTTGGAGGTGACACAACTTGACCAAGCATAAACTTTCCCTACTCTTCTCCTCGACTTTGTTGTTGGCTCTAGGAGCCTATCTGTTCGGTGCGCAAACTGCTGTGGCCCAGGCCAGCCCTCTTTACGCCCAGTGCCAGGGCTGCCATCAGCCCACCGGTGCAGGCATGCCGGGAGTCTTCCCACCCCTCGCGGGCCACGTGCCCGAGATTCTGGCTGCCAAGGGGGGCCGTGAATACTTGATTCAAGTCCTTCTTCACGGTCTGCAGGGTCAAATTACCGTGAAGGGTGCTAAGTATCAGGGTGCCATGCCTTCCTACGCTCAGCTCAAAGACGAAGAGATTGCCGGCTTGCTCAACCACATCTCCACCCAGTGGGGTAACAAATTCCCTGCAGGCCAACAGCCTTTCACTGCCGCCGAAGTCAAGGCCCAACGCGGCAAGACCATGACCGCGGCCCAGGTGCTGGAAGCCCGCAACAAGCTCGGCCTCAAGTAGATTTGTCTGCAGTGTAGCCCGGACGAAAGTCCGGGTTTTTTTATTTATACCGGATTCAAAAAGATACTCTTCAAATCGGTGACGAACTAACCGAATCTGGTATAACTTAGTGGTCTGGTAACTAAATTTCCGAAGTTATGTACCGCACCCCGAATACATCGTTGTAGAGATTCCATCCCACTTCGGCCCCCGAGATGGCCTAAAAACGCCCTCCCTACCGCGTAGGGAGGGTGGGGGAGGGTATCAGGCAAGGCCCCCAATCCGCTGCGTGAAGGGCCAGGTCAGCCACCCCACCTGGCCTCCCCTACTGCGTAGGGGAGGGAAGGGGCGAAGCGGGGTGGGGTGCTTTTTGCATGACCGTACAGGCAAGACACCGAAGGCCCAGGTTTACGAGACACGGCGCGTTCTGAAGGCTAAACCCCATACTGCGTATTTTGTTACCAGACCACTAGAGCACTCCCGTTGGTCGGGTTAGTTCGTCACCAAATGGTGGCGAACTAACCGAATCTGGTATTACTGGGGGCTACTTGGATTAGCCCGCCTTGATGTAAGCAAACCCCTTGGCTTGCAGTTCGGCCACAGCCCCGACCCCCGATGGCACCCACTTGATGAAATCGTCTGAACGTAGCTTGCTTTCTGCAATGTTGTTGCGGGTGAAGGTAATCTGGCAGATGTAGTACTCCACACCCAACGCAGCCAACTGCTTAATGCGACTAAAAATGGCTTCTTGATCGAATTTATCGGCTGTCCAGGCCTGGGGCAGGCCCTCGAGGTCTTTCAGGAAAAACTTCACCCCTTGCCCGTGGGCCACCATCACCAACTTGAGCTTGAAGGGGTCGTTGTCGTAAACCGACAGATGGTTGCTCATGTTGGTCAGGGTCTGGGCAAAGCGATCTGGAGCGCCATAGTCGCAGTGATATAAAGCAGCCATGGGCGTTTCTTTTTTGAACTGGCTATAGCTTAGCTTGTCGTTGGCCTGGGCCTGGAGTAGAGGTAGTGCGCCCAACCAAGCAGCCAAACGGATCAGCCCCCTGCGATCTACCGGCTTCATACCGATACCTCCTTTGTGTATAGGCGCATCTTAAGCCGATGAAT
This genomic stretch from Meiothermus sp. harbors:
- a CDS encoding rhodanese-like domain-containing protein, whose protein sequence is MLFKQIYEEGLAQGSYFIGCQSAGTAVVVDPRRDIQVYLDEAQKNGMKIVAITETHIHADYLSGARELAQATGAKLYLSDEGDENWKYKGLEGFDYQLVRDGDQIKLGNITLTVLHTPGHTPEHISFLVQDGAAASEPGFILTGDFVFVGDIGRPDLLEEAAGIVGTAEPGARRMFKSLKEKFLTLPDYVQVWPGHGAGSACGKGLGAVASTTVGYERRFAWWADYLRNNDEEGFVKALLSGQPEAPYYFAQMKRMNRDGMPILGDLKEPHLFTPEQFRQKLAEGALLVDTRDKLAFAGGHLEGAINIPAGKSFSTWAGWLLPYDRDLILLAGPERLPELVKQLIRIGLDRVVGYIPSLEGYVQGELETVPQITAAEAKARWEKGEVAILDVRGADEYQAGHIPGAQNIHAGRVMNNLNRIPKDKPVVVHCLGGDRSSTAISALMGAGFSNLINLTGGIRAWQQEGFPVEKGPARTLVNA
- a CDS encoding rhodanese-like domain-containing protein, with product MNLSAKTAYQTLERYQVVDIREPEEWADGVLPGALRLPLSKLAGLAPLYLERDQPVLLYCRSGNRSQEGLQTLRRLGHPRVWHLEGGIKAWCEAGIPCASPV
- a CDS encoding rhodanese-like domain-containing protein; this translates as MLTVPYKDISPQEARKLQEENALFVDVREPEEFAQVRIEGAELIPLSEFAGRFSEIPQDKPVVLYCRSGNRSAQAAGWLSAKGYSNLLNLDGGIMAWYQAGLPLDTQPLEATYQDTAFTELTPHEAQQWIQEGAYVVDVREPYEYAMGHVPGAVNIPLGRFVAESKNLPKDRRLVLVCASGNRSSQASEFLVGQGFDGAKVGNLEGGTYGWMSAGFEVAR
- a CDS encoding rhodanese-like domain-containing protein, translated to MIGWLQNLLGGGASVGRLSPLEAQEKAKAGAIILDVRTPLERQEGKIPGSQALPLDKLASEWEKLPKHKEIICQCRSGSRSASAARFLASKGFKAYNLVGGIEAWKRQKLPVK
- a CDS encoding rhodanese-like domain-containing protein; the encoded protein is MHDVFPNELSLWQKQGALLLDVRSPLEYASGHVPGSVNIPLEQLLDHLAALKSPLVTICATGSRAGLAAEVLEYEGFEVGKLVSGLQGYVAQGYRLERSSLPSPAPQAVEAAFRPEEAPCS
- a CDS encoding sulfite exporter TauE/SafE family protein, which codes for MFLAWMGAILIGLALGMLGSGGSILTVPILVYLVGEPDKLAIAESLAIVGLIALAGAIPYALKGLIDWRNVLFFGIPGMAGTYLGAYFSKWVPGVWQLGLFAVVMLLAAYMMFRPPRLEANPQKRSYLKIILDGLVVGVLTGLVGVGGGFLIVPALVLLGGLPMHLAVGTSLLIVAMKSASGFYKYLHLLPEQGYTVHWDIVLLFAVLGIVGSLFGGRIAAAIPQLTLRRSFAGFLVLMGVFILWQNLPKVLHG
- a CDS encoding LysR family transcriptional regulator codes for the protein MLERRPFPNPQALRVFLCVVQEGSVGRAALSLGMTQPGVSQHLRALETLLGQPLFHRQGRRLVLSKTGQDLLPEARRAVEALEEFMQAAQALERLERGRVEIGASTTMAVYVLPRYLTEFKRLYPEIRIKLESGSSERLTQRLVQGEVELAVVEAVEHLEGFERKLFYEDELVVIVPPEHPWAKKEEIDPERLAEVPLIVREPGAMTFRVFGSALEQAGLEINPVFYTDNHEVTKRLVLEGAGVGIVSNVVVRPNVKVGNLRALRVRGMELRRLFWLIYPSEAGNPAADALRAMLAS
- the glpX gene encoding class II fructose-bisphosphatase: MLAVERPTRNLSLDLLRSTEAAALAAARWVGLGNKNDGDQAAVDAMRLLLATIPMRARVIIGEGEKDKAPMLYNGEEVGTGEGPETELAVDPIEGTRLVAHGRGGAISVIAAAEKGGLFNPGPGFYAAKLVVGPQAKEAINLAASPEENLRAIAKALGKRVRELTVFVLDKPRHARLIDQIRHAGARVSLHTDGDVAGALAAVLPDTGIDVLMGTGGTPEGVIAAVAVKALGGGMQMRLDPQSEEERWALVNSEYSTQRVYTLDELCPAEDTHFAATGITDGQFLRGVRYRDTHAITHSLVIRGHTGTLRYIESYHRLEKLRAISGELY